Proteins encoded in a region of the Esox lucius isolate fEsoLuc1 chromosome 9, fEsoLuc1.pri, whole genome shotgun sequence genome:
- the LOC105021550 gene encoding trafficking protein particle complex subunit 5-like isoform X2, with the protein METRFTRGKSAILERSVTRPKTEVSLSAFALLFSEMVQYCQSRVYSVSELQARLADLGQGVGASLLDVLVLREKNGKRETKVLNILLFIKVSVWRALFGKEADKLEQANDDDKTYYIIEKEPLINAFISVPKENSTLNCAAFTGGVVEAILTHSGFPAKVTVHWHKGTTLMIKFDEAVIARDKALEGR; encoded by the exons ATGGAGACTCGGTTCACTAGGGGCAAGTCTGCGATTCTCGAGCGCTCGGTTACCCGACCAAAGACCGAGGTCAGCCTGAGTGCATTCGCCCTGCTGTTCTCTGAGATGGTGCAGTACTGCCAGAGTAGGGTGTACTCCGTGTCTGAGCTGCAGGCTCGTCTTGCAGACTTGGGCCAAGGCGTGGGGGCCAGCTTGCTGGATGTGCTGGTGCTCAGGGAAAAGAATGGGAAAAGAGAAACCAAAGTCTTGAACATACTGCTTTTCATCAAG GTGTCTGTGTGGAGGGCCCTGTTCGGCAAGGAGGCGGACAAGCTGGAGCAGGCCAACGACGACGACAAGACCTACTACATCATCGAGAAGGAGCCCCTGATCAACGCGTTCATCTCGGTGCCCAAAGAGAACAGCACGCTCAACTGCGCCGCCTTCACCGGGGGTGTGGTAGAGGCCATCCTCACACACAGCGGCTTCCCCGCCAAGGTCACGGTGCACTGGCACAAGGGCACCACGCTCATGATCAAGTTCGACGAGGCCGTTATTGCCCGAGACAAGGCGCTGGAGGGCAGATAA
- the LOC105021550 gene encoding trafficking protein particle complex subunit 5-like isoform X1: MHALLSSPIRKMETRFTRGKSAILERSVTRPKTEVSLSAFALLFSEMVQYCQSRVYSVSELQARLADLGQGVGASLLDVLVLREKNGKRETKVLNILLFIKVSVWRALFGKEADKLEQANDDDKTYYIIEKEPLINAFISVPKENSTLNCAAFTGGVVEAILTHSGFPAKVTVHWHKGTTLMIKFDEAVIARDKALEGR; encoded by the exons ATGCATGCTCTGCTGTCCTCCCCTATCAGAAAAATGGAGACTCGGTTCACTAGGGGCAAGTCTGCGATTCTCGAGCGCTCGGTTACCCGACCAAAGACCGAGGTCAGCCTGAGTGCATTCGCCCTGCTGTTCTCTGAGATGGTGCAGTACTGCCAGAGTAGGGTGTACTCCGTGTCTGAGCTGCAGGCTCGTCTTGCAGACTTGGGCCAAGGCGTGGGGGCCAGCTTGCTGGATGTGCTGGTGCTCAGGGAAAAGAATGGGAAAAGAGAAACCAAAGTCTTGAACATACTGCTTTTCATCAAG GTGTCTGTGTGGAGGGCCCTGTTCGGCAAGGAGGCGGACAAGCTGGAGCAGGCCAACGACGACGACAAGACCTACTACATCATCGAGAAGGAGCCCCTGATCAACGCGTTCATCTCGGTGCCCAAAGAGAACAGCACGCTCAACTGCGCCGCCTTCACCGGGGGTGTGGTAGAGGCCATCCTCACACACAGCGGCTTCCCCGCCAAGGTCACGGTGCACTGGCACAAGGGCACCACGCTCATGATCAAGTTCGACGAGGCCGTTATTGCCCGAGACAAGGCGCTGGAGGGCAGATAA
- the LOC105021551 gene encoding N-acetylmuramoyl-L-alanine amidase: MFWTVGEKKIKTFSGWLGCPYQGTVGRCSSASGTSGDTAALRKTMASVWFFILIGTCYSVLSSEDHLRDMDSFISAVEQAEDSNPDLSPLALVRSLRRTAGHEDPLTLHFLGASNNLSQTHAPVLNTALFSFFDKAIHHYVTSHGEERGVVLTRDGTTVAIAPLLLGIEVGLKAKTEGTPPLAVFPLTLAKNLGLSFLSLQDFPANHRLGPGGCWDNLTHPRSFQLSRLPTLATDALINGGMDGAILGLDLASPPTSKQPGKLSRVLKGYYNRDLEGQELGEVSGHISQKRRDISRDLLGPLDIQRQVMETLQLVWGLEKTKWIAMDTGVEEAVKEGVLEFVHRYWDCPPVISRCQWGASPKRGSPYPLALPLPFLYIHHTYEPNAPCRSYSQCSRDMRAMQRFHQEDRGWQDIAYSFVVGSDGYIYEGHGWHHRGSHTRGQNSKGYGVAFIGNYSSSLPSRWDLELVSQRLVKCGVDGGRLQANYTIHGHRQLVATTCPGDALFSEISGWEHFRETSSS, encoded by the exons ATGTTTTGGACTGTAGGAGAAAAGAAGATTAAAACTTTCAGCGGCTGGCTGGGGTGTCCTTATCAGGGGACCGTCGGTCGGTGTAGTTCAGCCTCTGGGACCAGTGGTGATACAGCTGCACTCAGAAAGACTATGGCGTCAGTTTGGTTCTTCATTTTGATTGGAACATGCTATAGCGTTCTCAGTTCAG AGGACCATCTGCGGGACATGGACAGCTTCATTAGTGCCGTCGAGCAGGCCGAGGACTCCAACCCAGACCTGTCGCCACTTGCTCTGGTGAGGAGCCTTCGAAGGACGGCCGGACACGAGGACCCGCTCACACTGCACTTCCTCGGGGCTTCCAACAACCTCAGCCAAACCCACGCCCCTGTGCTCAACACCGCCCTCTTCAGCTTCTTCGACAAGGCCATCCATCATTATGTGACGAGCCATGgcgaggagagaggggtggttCTGACCCGAGACGGCACTACCGTGGCCATCGCCCCCTTGCTTTTAGGCATCGAGGTGGGGTTGAAAGCTAAGACGGAGGGCACCCCACCTCTCGCCGTGTTTCCCCTTACCTTGGCCAAAAACCTGGGTCTCTCCTTCCTCAGCCTCCAGGACTTTCCGGCCAATCATCGTCTGGGGCCTGGTGGCTGCTGGGACAACTTGACCCACCCCAGGTCATTCCAGCTTTCCCGACTGCCCACTCTGGCCACCGACGCCCTGATCAACGgggggatggatggggctaTCCTGGGCCTGGATCTTGCCAGTCCCCCCACCTCTAAACAGCCCGGTAAACTCAGTAGAGTCCTGAAGGGCTATTACAACCGTGACCTGGAGGGGCAGGAGCTGGGAGAAGTGTCCGGCCACATCAGCCAGAAGCGCAGGGATATCTCCAGAGACCTGCTGGGCCCACTGGACATCCAGAGGCAGGTGATGGAGACTTTACAGCTGGTGTGGGGGCTGGAGAAAACAAAATGGATAGCCATGGACACCGGAGTGGAGGAGGCTGTGAAGGAGGGCGTGTTGGAGTTTGTCCACAGGTACTGGG aCTGCCCTCCTGTCATCTCCAGGTGTCAGTGGGGTGCATCCCCCAAACGAGGTTCGCCTTACCCCCTGGCActgcccctccccttcctgtaCATCCACCACACCTATGAGCCGAACGCGCCCTGTCGCTCCTACAGCCAGTGCTCCAGGGACATGAGAGCCATGCAACGGTTTCACCAGGAGGACCGCGGCTGGCAGGACATCGCATACAG CTTTGTGGTGGGCTCTGACGGGTACATTTACGAGGGCCACGGCTGGCATCACCGTGGCAGCCACACCAGGGGGCAGAACTCAAAGGGTTACGGTGTGGCCTTCATCGGCAACTACTCCTCCTCACTGCCCTCCCGCTGGGACTTGGAGCTGGTGAGCCAACGTCTGGTCAAGTGTGGGGTGGACGGAGGGCGCCTGCAGGCCAACTACACCATCCACGGGCATCGGCAGCTGGTGGCTACCACCTGCCCAGGAGACGCACTCTTCTCTGAGATTAGCGGCTGGGAGCATTTTCGG GAAACCAGCTCTTCATAA